The DNA region AACTCAACCGGTTCAAAGAACGATTGATCACTCAACGCAACCAGCGCGTGGAATTGCTGCAGGCCCTGGGAACCCACGGTTCGCTTGCCGACATGAATGTGATCGACCTGCTGCAGGCGATGGGGCCCACGGGCAAGACCGCCCGCATAAGTATCTCAGCGGAGGGACGGCAATTGACGGTATTTATCGACCGGGGAAGAGTTATGTACGCCGAATGCGACGACTTTATTGGCCCAGACGCCGTTTACAGTGCTGTCGGTTGGAACCAGGGGGTCTGGAGTGTTGACCCTGTGTGTCCCGATGAGTTGCCCGCGCCAAACGTCTTCTCGACAAATGAGGCTATCCTGCTCGAAGGCTGCCGCCGCCTGGACGAGCACAACCGGGCGACTACTCCTCCGACACAAGCGAGCAAGGATTCAATCGCAATTATCAGCAGCTTGATCTAAGCGGTCGTTGTACACGGCCAGGCCTCGACGCTTGACCCCAACTACTCTATGCTGGTTCTACCTCGAAGGGAGGCAAAGCAATCCTCACCCACCACAAGCGGTGGGGCACCGGGCTTGACCCCAAGCACTCTATCCTGGCTCTACCTCGAAGGGAAGCAAAGCAATCCTCACCCACCGCAAGCGGTGGGGCACCCTGGCTCTTCGAGCATTCGCGCTTTACCTGAATAGTGGCGGGTGCTGTGTATAAAAGTCGGTCGCGCGCTGATATTTCCATGCCACTTCAAGCAGCGGGCCCTCATCATACAGTCTGCCCACAAAGGTGATGCTGACCGGCGAGCCTTCATCATCGAAGCCGTTCGGAAGAACGACACAGGGATGTCCGGTCAGGTTTGTCAAGAGCAGGTTGTCGCCCTCGAATGCAGGCGAAACGTATACGTCAATCGAATCCATCAATGCCCCCATGGCTTCGATTAACTGCGTTCTTGCCCGATTGGCCTGGATATACTCAACCGCCGGGATGAAACGCGAACTGCGGAACACATTCGGCCAGGCGTTTTTGACCTGTCGGGTCATCAGGTCATCGCGATTGGTTCGTGTCAACTCGTCAAAGGCAGCAGCCGCCTCCGCGGACAGAATAATGGAGAGCGGATACACCGGCAGCTCCGGCAGTTCGATCTCGATTAACTCCGCTCCCAATTCCCGCAGTTTGTCCAGCGCCGCGAGATTTTGCTTCATGTACGAAGTGTCGCAATCAAAGTCGCTCTTTAGATAGCCGATTCGCAGCGTTTTCAAATCGACATCCGGCTGGTAATTGAAAGGCAGGTTAACGGTCGTTGGATCTTCCGTGTCGTAGCCGTAGATCGCGTTGAAAACGATCGCGCAGTCCTCCACGGTGCGGCAGATCGGACCGAGTTTGTCCATCGACCAGCTCAGCGCCATGGCGCCGGCGCGGCTGACCCGGCCGAACGTGGGACGAAGGCCGGTGGCGCCGCATCGAGTCGACGGAGACACGATTGAACCCCACGTCTCTGAGCCGATCGCGAACGGCACCAGCCCGGCGGCTACCGCAGATGCGGACCCGGCCGATGAGCCGCTCGATCCCTGGGCCGGATTCCACGGATTGCGCGTGGTGTCCTCGTACCAGACATCGCCCCAGGCCAATTCGCCTAGGGAGAGCTTGGCTACACAGACAGCTCCCGCTTCAGAAAGCTTGTGGATTACCGCGGCGTCACGGTCAATGTATTGGCCCTTATAGGGCGTCGTGCCCCAGGTGGTCGGGTGGCCGCGGACAGCCAACAGGTCTTTAGCGCCATAAGGAATCCCATGAAGCGGACCGCGATAGTACCCTGCGGCGATTTCGCTGTCGGCAACGGCAGCCTGCCTCAAGGCAAGCTCCTCGGTCATTGTGATAACGCAGTGCAAAACAGAATCGTATTTCCTCAATCGGCTGAGCGCGAGTTCGGTTAGTTCCACCGATGTTACCTGGCGGGTACGTATCAGTTCGGACAACTGGCGCACGCTGCTGAAGGCCAGATCGTTCAAATCGGCCGGGCGCTTTACCGGCGGAGGCGGCCCAAAGTTGACAGGACGCTGCACGGTATCGAATGTTGCACCTGAGGGAATCGGATTGAAAACGAGAGCGGGCGGCACAGAGTTGTCAATTGTGGCTGAGCGAATGGCTCGGTAGAAGGCGATGTTGTCCGCCAGATCGGTCAGCATCGAGTCGCGCTCCTCCGGCGTGAACTCAAGATCGATCAATCTCGCCGCTTCTGATACCCAGCGGCTGTCCACTTTTACGCTGTCCTCCGCCGCCCAGGCGACTGTGGCCACAGCAACAACAAACAGGCATGAACTAACTGAGACATTGGTCATCTTAAATGACTTCATACGCGTTCCTTTCGATGCTTTCGCCCTGGGTGACGCCGGGGAGTATACTCTATTTGCCGAACCGATGCCAGTACGCTGACTGTGCGCCGGGCAAGTCGGGTTCAGAGTGGGATCTGATGCAAAAGATCTCATCCCCGGGTGAGTCGTCTCCCCGCCTACAGGTTGCTGACAGTCAGCCGGTAACCTACCCCGTGAATGCTTGAGATTTCTATTCGAGGATCGTCGGTGAAGTACTTTCTGAGACGAGATACGAACACATCCATGCTGCGGGCATTAAAGTAGCTGTCATCACCCCAGATTTCGCGCAGAGCCAGGGTACGATCCAGAGTCTTGTCCTGGTGCACGCAGAGCAGGCGCAGAAGATCGGACTCCTTTGGGGTTAATCGCCGTTCCTCGCACTCAGACCTCAAGGTGCGCGTTACTGAGTTGAAGGTGTAGCTGCCGATCTCGAACTCAGTGCGCGTATCCTCCGAGCCAAGGCCGCCGGTTCGCCGCAAGACTGCCTGAATCCTGAGCAGTAGTTCCTCGACTGAAAACGGTTTGGTTATATAGTCATCGCAGCCGATCCGGAACCCCTCAATCTTGTCTTCCTTAAGTGATTTAGCGGTCAAAAATACCAGGGGCACATCCTGATTCCTCCGCCTCACTTCGCGCGCAAAGGTGAAGCCGTCGACACGCGGCATCATGATATCGACCAGGCACAGATCGAAACGCTCGCGACGGAACTGCTCGAGGCCCTGTTCGCCATTGGCGCAAAGCACCGCCTCAAAACCGTTCATCTGGAGATGCTCGCGCACGATCATCCCCAGGTTGGGGTCGTCCTCCAGCAGCAGCACGCGACCCTTCACGCGTCATGCCCCCTTGGGTCCTTGTCTGCCCGTAGCACGGGGAACCAGAGAATCATCCGGGTGCCGTGCCCTGGTTCCGATTCCACCCGAACTGTTCCGCCATGCGCCCGCACCATCAGGGCGACATAGCTGAGTCCCAGCCCGAACCCCTTCGCCTCGTGGATGTTTCCGCGCTGGACACGAAAGTACTTATCAAAAATGTGCTTCTGGTCCTCGGACGAAATACCGACGCCCTGGTCGGAGACGGTGATCCTGATACCGCCGGCCGCATCCTCGGTGCTGATACTGATCTGGGGCGATTCCGGCGAGAACTTGTTGGCGTTGTCCAGCAGGTTGTAGATGATGCCGGTCAAGTGGAGCTCATCGCCTGCCATGACATTACTGCCGGCCCCAAGATCGCACGTGATACGTCCGCCGCGCTGCCCGACCTGAAGACTTATGCTTTCCACGGCGTTGCGGATGACCTCGTGCAGATCCACAGGCGCTGTTTGCAGGTGCCCGCGGTGTTCCTCGAGAGCGGCCATCTGCAAAATCTTCTCCGCCTGATGGCGCATGCGGCGGTTCTCGTCGACAATGACCTGCGAAAAGCGCCTCACGCGCTCGGGGTCGGGCAGCACATCAGGGCGCAGGATCGCCTCGCAGGCCAGGGCGACCGTGGAAATGGGCGTCTTGAATTCGTGAGTCATATTATTGACGAAATCAACCATCTGCCGTGCTGCCCGGCGCTGGGCCACGATGGTCTTCACGGAGTAAGCAAACACGCCTACGATCACTACCATGAAGAAAACCGTGGCCGCCAGCATGGGGCCGATCTGCTGCCACATGTAGACAGCCCGCCCCGGGAAGTAGAGCACGAGGCTGTTCGGAACGGCGAGAATATCATGAGGGAATAAGTCGGTTCGGAATTCCGATGCCGCCAACTCCTCGCGATAACCGGGGGCGCTCTCAATTGGCACGGTGGTGTCGGCTCCCGAGTAAACGGCGTAGACGGGTCTTAAGGCGATGCCATATTCACCCATAGCGTCGCGAACGAGTGAATCGAGACGGCCAGGATCGATTCGATCGGTTATAGGCAGCCACTGACCTGACTCGATGCGCTCGATCACTCTCTGGATCACCCCTAGGCGCAGAGAATCGCGCGCGATAACCGAATCCACCGCCAGAGTGCTGTCGCCAACAAAGCGCACCTCCAAATTCGTGTCCCTCAGGAGGTACTGGAACATGACGGCCGACGTGTCAGCCGATGACTCACAGACGGCAAGCAGGTGCCTGTCAAGATCCGGAATAGAATCGGCCAGGGCGAACTGAAAGAAGAAGGTCGAGTCAGTCAGCCGCCTGCCGGCGCCATCATCAGAGATTGTGGCCGCTCGGATTACCATCCGCCGGGCGTTGTCCACCACGTGCAGGGTGGCCGAGATCGTCTCGGCAGTCTCCAGTCCGCGGGCTATGTCGGACATCGCCGCGAGCACGTTTCGCCGGAAAGACTGCTCTCGCGATTCCATGGCGTTTCCGAGGAGCGATGCCTGCAGTCCCACCAGTCCGGCCAGCGCAATCACCATGGCGGCCGTAATAATCCAGACGGTTCGGGTCGATAGTCCCATACTCAGTTTAGTATACGGTAGCACGTGGTTCTGCAAAACCCAAATTAACACTTCTTAACGATCTGTAACGTAACTTAACTCCACAGAGCCGAACAGGCGGGGTATTAATACCGTACAGTTTGCCAGTTGGACGTGAAACTTCATGAGGAGATTCTTGGATGAGCAAGTCAAAACGGATTCGAACCGGTTTTCTGTTCGTTGTTGTTGCCTTAACCCTGAGTTTGGGAATTAGCGCCACGGCACAAGACAAGCAGTCGGTTTCAATTCAGGTTGATTCGAGTTATCAGATTGTCGAACTGGGGGCCTCTGTCGAATCCACGCCTGACGGCCCACGCGTGCTGCGTGTGATTCCGCCGGCCGCTCGCCTGGAGAAATACCGTCAGATCGATATCAAAACGGGTGACTGCATTGTCAGCGCCGGCGGAGAAAGCGTCAAGACTCTTGAAGAACTGGGGCGTGTGCTCAGCGCCGCGAAGCCGGGTGAGGAGATTAGACTCGGTATTCTAAGGAAGGGCAGCCCGGTGGTTGTCACTTACGCGGCGGCCACGAACGATGAGATTGCAGCCGCGCGCGAGCTATCCGCCCAGCCGATTACCGAAGTGACTATCGAAGAGGGTGGGCCGACTCAGGGCCGCATGATGTTCAGGGTCGAGGCCGATGAGAACTCGGTACCGTGGCCGGAGATGGCCGTATTGCTGAGCAATGACGACGGCAAAGTCGTGGTAAAACAAAAACTCCCCATGCCGCCCGATTTCCCGATTCCGGCGACATTACTGGAGGGTGATGTAGTTACGGCCCTGCAGGGTCAGCCCGTCTCTAACGCCTTGGATTTGACCGAACGCTACAACCAGTGCCGGGAGGGGGATACAATTGCGCTGTCTGTAGAGAGCAAAGGGCAGACATCGAACCTCACCTTCATCAAGCCGAAAGGCCCGACCGGCCTGATCCGGATCAGAAAGTAGCGGGAGAGCTCAATGCGACTTGCCTCCGCCGCACTGCTTGTCGTTCTGGCCGGCCTGCTCCCCCTTGCCCCGGTGCTTGGTCAGTCGGGTGATTTCTTTAATCAGCGCGATGACAAATATCGCCTGCTTGGACTCAAGCGCGCCAAAGAGGCATACGAGGTCGCACGCCAGGATTTTGAACGCCAGAAGGAGCTTCATTCGCGGCAGCTTATCTCCAGCACGCATCTCGATCAGGCGCGCCGCGCGTTTTCCGATGCCGAGGTCAACTACCAGCAATCGCTGCTGGCGGTATTGTTCGAGGAACAGTATGTCTCGGTTACTCGTGCCGTAAAGAGTCAGGCGCCCGATGGCCGTAAGCATGTTCGCCTGACCCTGGCCAACACCTCGGGCGGCTCCGAGGAGTTCCGCCAGTTGATAGGTGTCGAGGACGATCTCTTTCGCTCCTTGCAGCCGGATGTCACGCACAACATCTATGTCAGCCTGCTCAACGATGACAACGCAATAATCAGCCAGCCGTATGAGGCTAAGGTCGAAGAACTCCGCTTTGGCGAGCCGAAAGAGATCGACTTCACTCTACTTCAGGATCTCGATGCGGTCACGGTCATGTTGATCTACGGCAATGGCGCCCAGCGAAACATGAAGATCTTCCTGCAGAAGGACGCGTCGGTGAACCGTGTGCTGGTTCAGTCGGAACAGTTCTCACAGGAGGTCGACCTGGGCGAATCAGCCAATTTCGACCTTACCCTCGAGCTGTTCAGCGGCCTGGACAACACGTTCTCACTCGAGGTCGTAAACCTGCCCAAGTCCATTAACCGCTATTTCACCGATTCAACCGGCGCGGCCCGGCTGAGCCAGGTCAAGTTCACTGAGAGCAGCCGGAGCAAGCGCGCGGCGCTTAAAGTGACGCTGCCTGATCGAAGCGCCGCCGATGTCGCT from Candidatus Zixiibacteriota bacterium includes:
- a CDS encoding PDZ domain-containing protein, which translates into the protein MSKSKRIRTGFLFVVVALTLSLGISATAQDKQSVSIQVDSSYQIVELGASVESTPDGPRVLRVIPPAARLEKYRQIDIKTGDCIVSAGGESVKTLEELGRVLSAAKPGEEIRLGILRKGSPVVVTYAAATNDEIAAARELSAQPITEVTIEEGGPTQGRMMFRVEADENSVPWPEMAVLLSNDDGKVVVKQKLPMPPDFPIPATLLEGDVVTALQGQPVSNALDLTERYNQCREGDTIALSVESKGQTSNLTFIKPKGPTGLIRIRK
- a CDS encoding HAMP domain-containing sensor histidine kinase; translation: MGLSTRTVWIITAAMVIALAGLVGLQASLLGNAMESREQSFRRNVLAAMSDIARGLETAETISATLHVVDNARRMVIRAATISDDGAGRRLTDSTFFFQFALADSIPDLDRHLLAVCESSADTSAVMFQYLLRDTNLEVRFVGDSTLAVDSVIARDSLRLGVIQRVIERIESGQWLPITDRIDPGRLDSLVRDAMGEYGIALRPVYAVYSGADTTVPIESAPGYREELAASEFRTDLFPHDILAVPNSLVLYFPGRAVYMWQQIGPMLAATVFFMVVIVGVFAYSVKTIVAQRRAARQMVDFVNNMTHEFKTPISTVALACEAILRPDVLPDPERVRRFSQVIVDENRRMRHQAEKILQMAALEEHRGHLQTAPVDLHEVIRNAVESISLQVGQRGGRITCDLGAGSNVMAGDELHLTGIIYNLLDNANKFSPESPQISISTEDAAGGIRITVSDQGVGISSEDQKHIFDKYFRVQRGNIHEAKGFGLGLSYVALMVRAHGGTVRVESEPGHGTRMILWFPVLRADKDPRGHDA
- a CDS encoding amidase; this translates as MKSFKMTNVSVSSCLFVVAVATVAWAAEDSVKVDSRWVSEAARLIDLEFTPEERDSMLTDLADNIAFYRAIRSATIDNSVPPALVFNPIPSGATFDTVQRPVNFGPPPPVKRPADLNDLAFSSVRQLSELIRTRQVTSVELTELALSRLRKYDSVLHCVITMTEELALRQAAVADSEIAAGYYRGPLHGIPYGAKDLLAVRGHPTTWGTTPYKGQYIDRDAAVIHKLSEAGAVCVAKLSLGELAWGDVWYEDTTRNPWNPAQGSSGSSAGSASAVAAGLVPFAIGSETWGSIVSPSTRCGATGLRPTFGRVSRAGAMALSWSMDKLGPICRTVEDCAIVFNAIYGYDTEDPTTVNLPFNYQPDVDLKTLRIGYLKSDFDCDTSYMKQNLAALDKLRELGAELIEIELPELPVYPLSIILSAEAAAAFDELTRTNRDDLMTRQVKNAWPNVFRSSRFIPAVEYIQANRARTQLIEAMGALMDSIDVYVSPAFEGDNLLLTNLTGHPCVVLPNGFDDEGSPVSITFVGRLYDEGPLLEVAWKYQRATDFYTQHPPLFR
- a CDS encoding NEW3 domain-containing protein, which encodes MRLASAALLVVLAGLLPLAPVLGQSGDFFNQRDDKYRLLGLKRAKEAYEVARQDFERQKELHSRQLISSTHLDQARRAFSDAEVNYQQSLLAVLFEEQYVSVTRAVKSQAPDGRKHVRLTLANTSGGSEEFRQLIGVEDDLFRSLQPDVTHNIYVSLLNDDNAIISQPYEAKVEELRFGEPKEIDFTLLQDLDAVTVMLIYGNGAQRNMKIFLQKDASVNRVLVQSEQFSQEVDLGESANFDLTLELFSGLDNTFSLEVVNLPKSINRYFTDSTGAARLSQVKFTESSRSKRAALKVTLPDRSAADVAMDAAIPFYVLVLPREKARRLQDLPARQWTEQEIKGLDIGFVRLELIPRGKGELLVRSPQLYYAIHSGESVTMAVDIVNEGSRRLDNTEVRADMPLGWSKEIMPLSIPTIGIGEEARVNMKFTPPEKISPGKYEVRLRTSATSNNQPVHATDKTVTIEIQPASNVLGTIAIVLALVGLVGGIVVYGIRLSRR
- a CDS encoding response regulator transcription factor; protein product: MKGRVLLLEDDPNLGMIVREHLQMNGFEAVLCANGEQGLEQFRRERFDLCLVDIMMPRVDGFTFAREVRRRNQDVPLVFLTAKSLKEDKIEGFRIGCDDYITKPFSVEELLLRIQAVLRRTGGLGSEDTRTEFEIGSYTFNSVTRTLRSECEERRLTPKESDLLRLLCVHQDKTLDRTLALREIWGDDSYFNARSMDVFVSRLRKYFTDDPRIEISSIHGVGYRLTVSNL